The genomic interval TTGCCCGTGATAAAAAAGGTTCCGATGGAGGTACTGTTCGGCCTGTTCCTATTCATGGGATTCGTCACCCTCAACGGTACAGACTTCTTCGCGCGACTGAAACTGTGGTTGACCGATCGCAACCTCTACCCCGACACCCACTACGTTCGTCACGTCCCCTGGAAAGTCATCCACCTCTTCACCCTGTTCCAACTGCTCTGCCTGGTCGTGCTGTGGATCCTCAAGAGCAGCCCCGCCGGCATCCTGTTCCCCTTGTTCATCGCGATGCTCGTACCGCTGCGCCTGCTGCTCAACCGGTGGATCGAGCCACAGCACCTGGCCCTGCTCGACGCCGACGAGGAAACCGACGACACCAGCATGGGAGACTTCCGCCCCTGAGCAAGATCCGAGGCATCAACACAACCCTCGCCACCACGGAATACCCCGGTACGGGGCGGTCTCGGGAGCCAGCAGGGCACCCGGCCAGTCGGAGTCTGTCGTGGGGCTGAGATACCTCAGGTCACCTCGATTCGGTGCGCCCCCAGCAGCACGCCAACATCGTTCCCGGGATGACCGCTCCGCACACCGGTACCGGCCTACGTGTGTCCGGCTCCGTGCGCCACTGCCGGTATCGGTCTCATATCGGCCGGTGTTCCGGGTGGCAGGCTGTCCATGGGATCGACTCGCAACAGCCGCGCCACCGGGACATCGGTCGACGAGTGCGCGATGATCGACAACGCGATCGTTACCGCCACCAGATCGAACACCGCCTCGCTGTCGGCGATCCCCGATTGCAGCGCCAGCAACCCGTACACCACCGACGCGAACCCCTTCGGCCCGAACCACGCCGCGGCCGCACGCTCCGGGCCCGACAACGGTGTGCGCAGCAACGACACCAGCATCGCCGCCGGGCGGACGAGCACGATCGCCACCACGGCGAGCACCCAGCCGCCGATGCCCAAGTGGGACAGCCGGTCCGGGGTGATCAACGCTCCGAACACGAGCAACGCGGCGAACTTCGTCACCTCCGACAGCAGATCCCCGACCGGTTCGAAGACCTCGGCCGCGACCCTGTCCATGGTGGCCAGTGTCGATCCGGCCGCGAACGCCGCCAGATACGGATTAGCCCCAGTCACATGGCACACCCCGTACAGAGACACCGCAATGGCCAGGGGCCCCAACGCCTGCAACCGCGGCTCCGCGGTCAGCACCGGCAGCCGCCACGCCAGCGCCACCACCGCCGGGATCGCGATGCCGAGCACCACACCCAGCACCAGCTCCACCGCGATGTGGCCGAGCCCGGAGTGCTGGTGCGCTGCGGTCGCGAGGAAGATCAGCACGAACGGTAGCGCCAGGCCGTCGTTGAGCCCGGACTCCACGTTCAGCAGCCGCCGCAATCGCAGCGGCACATCCACCCGCCCGACGATGGCCGAGGCGAACACCGGATCGGTCGGCGACAAGATCGCGCCGAGCAGAAACGCTGTCGGCCAATCCAACCCGGCGAGCCAATGCGCCGGCACCGCGATCAACACCATCGTCAGCGGCATCGCCAACCCCAGCGCGCGCCCCGACAACCGCCACCCGTCCCGCAACGCGGGCAGATTCGCCCGCTGGCCGTCGGTGAACAACACCGTGAACAGCGCGACGTCCGCCAGCACCACCACCAGATCGTCACCGGGCTCGATCGCGACCAGCCCGACGCCGCCCTGCCCCAGCACCGCCCCCGCGAGGAGAAACAGCAACGCTGTCGACAACACCGTCCGCGCCGCGACCCCCGATAGCGACACGCTCACCAGCAGTACCACCCCGAACGCCAGTACCAGCGCCACAGATTCCCACCGTCCCTGATCGAACGCGACCCGCCACGTCGGACCACGCTGCCGACCAGACTTCCCGGCGCACCGCCGGTAAAGATGCCGTAAAGACCGCACAGGCGCAACCGAACCGCCGAACCCCGGCCACGCCACCTTCCCGCGCCCGACGACCGAGCCGGCGTTCACGGTCACAGTTCGACGTCATCGGCAACGATCCGGGACACGTCGGCTCCAACCGGTCATCTGTGCGATAGCGTCGAGCCGCTATTCCGGCAGCACGTACATCGGTGGAAGGGGTCGAGCGCGGATGCGGCCGTTCGCCCGCATAGCGGTGGTCGTCGCAGCGGCGGCGATCCTCGCCACGACAGCCTGCGGCAGCCAAACCCGCTCACCCGGCGGCATCACGGCCGAGCGTCCCCGTCCGACGGTCGGTGCGAGTGTGGACTACACCTTTCCCGTCGCTTGGGCCGGTGATTACACCTTCCGGTGGAGCGCCGCCGACGGCATCGGCCTGACCGACCCTCTGGCGGTGGTCGTCCGTGGTTTCGCCGAGAGCAGGAGGCTGTCGTTGTCCGTGGGCACTCGACTGGCCTACCCCGGCTACGCAGACACCATCGAAGCCATCGACTGGATGCACTACCCCGACGGCGGCTTCTACCCGGTAGGCGCCGACGAGGGCAACTGGCGCCTGCGCTGGAACGGCACCTTCCTGGCCCGCATCCTCGACATCCGCCGGACCGCCGCAGGATACGTCGCGGCCTATTGCGTCGACGCCACCGACGTCATCGACTCGGACGACGGTGCCGCCACCTTCAATTGGCGGCGACCTACCAACTCGACTGCTGGCTACATCAGGTGGTTGGCCATCGCGCAGGACCCCTCTCGGCCGCATCCACAGCCGCTGCCGACCCGGCACTCCATGACGGAACCACCGCTGCGCGCTCCCAACTACGACGTCTTCGACGGCTGGCTCATCACCGACGTCTGGGGACCGACACCACGACCCACAGACGACGGCACACTCCCCGACACCTGCCGCAGTTGGGCCCGCACGAACGCGCACATCAACCCCCTCGCTGAGGACAGCGCGATCCGGACGACGCCCGCCACGCCGTCGCCCCCGGCCCCTCCGTCACCCGGCTGGCCCCAAAAACCTCGTTGATCGTGCGCGAACCGGCCGCTCGGCCCGATCGGCGGACACTGTGCGTTCGCGTCCGCGTGGATTGCCGTCGAGCGACGGGTACCACCGTCCGACACGTGCGCGTACTCGGCCGCTCCGGGCGGGACCTGCGGTATGGTCGGCGACCGGAGTGCCGGGAAGCCTGGTCGGCGTATCGGATCGCCGTGCGAGCCAGGAGGATCTATGCCGACCCAGTCGAAGCCCCGCACCCGTCGCGACGCTCGCCCGATGGCCCTTTCCGATGTGCTGGCCCCCCACTTCGCCTGCCCGCGCGGCGCGCTGGGCGTGATCGCCGGAGCGGTCATGGCACATCACCCGCGCTACCGCCTGCGCAGCCGGTGGGTATTGTCCCGCCTTCCGATCACCCCCGACACACGAGTTCTCGAACTCGGCCACGGCCCCGGCGTCACCCTCGGACAGGTCTGTACCCGGGTGCCCCGAGGACACGTCACAGGTATCGACCTGTCGCCGGTGATGAGCCGGCAGGCGCACCGACGCAACCGCCGCCATATCGAATCCGGACGTCTACACCTGCACTGTGGGGATGTCACCAACCCGGACACGCTGCGCGGCAGCTACGACCTGATCTACGGCATCAACATCTGGCAGTACTGGACCGACAGCCAATCCGTCATCGCACACCTGACCCAGCATCTGCGCCCCGGCGGACAACTGACCCTGGCCTACGTGCGCCCGTCCTACTTCTCCCTGACCACCGGACAGGCAGCCACCCGATTACATGAGCAGTTCGAGCACAGCCCCCTCGAACGTCTCGAGGTCGACTGGCTACCGTACGGCTCCGTCGCGGTCATGGTCAGTGGCCGTCGAATCCGCCAGGCCCACCAGCAAATCGAAGACTCATCCGGCTGGCCGCGGCAACGCGACCCGGCCAAGGGTGAAGCAGCGCCGGGAGCGCCTGGGTAACTCCAACAGCATCACGCCGCGAAGTAGCCTTAGTTTCAGCGCAACCGGTGAAATCTGACCGGCCGCTCGACGCCTGGCACGCGGGTTGCGGGAACGACCGTCACCGGCTGCGGTGGTTCGAGGGACAATTCGCAACCGCCATGTGGCCATCCCCGGGTGATACCGTGGTGTGGAAGGCGCTATGCGTGAGTCTCGGTAATTCCGGTGGTCGTCCAATACCCCACCGATGCGAACCACGTATCCGGCCGACGATGGTAGGCGGCCCTCGTTCGCCGCACCGCTCAGCGAATGCAACAAGTCCTTGGTCTCAGAAGATGGTTCAGTCGAATCTGCGGCGTAGCAATGACACGGGCCTTCGCCGGCCCGTATACGGGCGACAGGTCAGCGATCCCGCGCTGTCGGGTCGTGATCTGCGCGCGTACTGGGGTTTCCTCTGCGCAGCGGCGCTGAGCCTCACCACGACGGTCCTCCTGTTCCAGCCCTGGCTGATCGCACAGGGACCCAGCGGGCGGGTGCTGGCCGACGCCTTCGGCCGAGCTCAGCACTCCACCGGCGCGAACATCGCGCATACGTGGGGTGAGGGTGTGTATCCGACGCACATCAGCGCCGCCTGGGGAGTCCTCACCGCAGCAGCAGCGATCATCACGATCCTCGCGGTCGGTCTGTATCTGCGCGACGGGCGAGCCACACTCGCCCTGCTCGTGCTGGGCTGCAGCGCCGCGCAGACACTGTCGGTGTTCTGCACCCTGCTCTACCTCAACGGTAAGGGGGCGGCGTTCAAGACCCTCGTCGAGGGACCGCGCACCGGTGGGTTGCGTGATCTGCTGTCCGGCAAGGGTTCGGTCAATATTCGCGAGGTCGCGAGTGTCAGCCCCGGCGCCGCCGCGATGCTCGCCAGCATCACCGCGCTGGGCTCCGTCGTGATCGTGGTGACCTCGATCATGCCGATTCGCGGCACCAGCGAGGCCGTCACCGCACTGCCATCCGCAACCAGCCGGGATGCATCGGCATAGCCCGGCCAGCCTGAACAATCGCGATATCATCCGCGCCGCCGGGACAGGAGCTGCGGTGGCCCGTCAGGATCGACTGGCACGAACCGCCCAGAAAGCTTGCCCGCCCACCGTATAGCGGTCCGCCCGCAGGTCGGCGAAATGCGCGGCGCGGCACTGCTCGGCGAACGACTGCGCCTGGCCCTCGGTCCAGCCATGACTCGCCAGCCCGGTCGCACCGACCGGAGACAGCCGCTCGATGACTACGAACCGACCACCGGAGGTCAAGACCCGACGGACCTCCGCCAGTGCGCCAGTGATGTCAGGCCAATGATGTACCGTCGAGATCGCCCACGCCACCGTGGCCACCTCGTCGGGTATCGGCAAATTCTCCGCCGCGCCCTCTGCCCATCGAATCTCATTCCCACGCACAAGATTCCGGGCCAGACGCAACATCATCGGCGACGGGTCCACGCCGGTCACCCGGGCGCCGCGCCGCGCGGCCGCTGCTACCGCAACGCCGGGACCGCACCCGATGTCCACCACGTGGTCGTCGCCCCCCACCGCGACGAGTTCGGCTACCGTCCGGGCACGGCGACGACCCGTAACGTACATGCCGAGCCCCACCACGAGCCCGATCGGTCCCGAAAAGCCGGGTCGGCCCGCGTGATGGTTGACAACGGGAGCCGGTTGCCTCTCCATTCGGACATCTCCTCCTCGACAGCGTTCGCGTGTGCGAAGTTTGCCAGTTCGGGTCGTCACGCAGGCAGTATTGCGTGCCTCCGGCATCGGCGGAATCGCCTATCCTCGCGGCCGGACTCGAGCCGGATCGCTCGCCCTCGAATCGCGGCCCCTTCCGCACCTCGACAATCAGGTGAACAATTGTTTACCATAGTGAACATGAGTTCACCCGATGATCGGACCGCGCGAGCGAGGATCCGCGACGAGGCACTGCGGCTGTTCACCGATCACGGGCCCGATGTGGTGACCGTTCGTGATGTCGCCGCGGCAGCGGGTGTGTCACCGGCGCTGGTCATGCGCCACTACAAGACCAAGGAAGGGCTGCGGGCCGCGGTCGACGCCCATGTGACCGCCGTCTACGAGTCCCTGCTCGGCGGGATCGCCGCGCCGGGTGACAGCGATCCCTTCGCGGCCGATGCGGTGCCGTCGATGACCGAATTACTGGTTCAGCAGTTGCCGCCGGATTCCCCGATCCCGGCCTACCTCGGCCGGATGCTGCTCCACGGTGGCCCTGCGGCCACGGCGTTGTTCGAGCGGCTGTACACGGCCAGCGTCGAAACGCTCGAGGCGATGGGCCGCGCCGGGCACGCCGATCCGGGCGAGGATCCGGCGGTGCGCGCGGCGTTCCTGCTCGTCAATGATCTGGCGGTCATCCTGCTGCGGGCGCGCCTGGGGGAAGTGCTGGGGGTGGATCCGCTGTCGCGCGACGGTATTCGCCGCTGGGCCGGTGAGGTGTTGACGGTATATCGCACCGGATTGCGGGGTGTGCCCGGCGACCAGACTTTGTGATCTCGCTGCGTAGTCCGCCTATGTTCTGCCCGAAAGAGGTTTTCCCGTGTCGCACAACTCGGTTCTGCCCTCGGCCGTCGCCGATACCCTTGTCCGGCTGGCGACCCGCGCGTTGCGCAACCGCCGACTGATGCGGGCCCCGATCTGGTTGTACCGCGCCCGGCTGGGATTCCTGTTCGGATCCCGGATGCTGTTGCTGGAACACACCGGACGCCGGTCCGGTGCCCGCCGATACGTGGTGCTCGAAGTGATCGACCCGCCCGAAAAAAACTGCTACGTGGTGGTTTCCGGTTTCGGTGACCGTTCCCAGTGGTTCCGCAACCTCCGCGCCGATCCCCGAGCGCGGGTATGGGTCCGCCACCACGGCCCGGCCGACGCGATGGCACGGACCCTCGACCCCGACGAAACCGCCGCCGCGCTGCACTCCTACATCACCGCTCATACACGCGCCTGGCAGACGATGAAACCCGCGATCGAGAACACACTGGGGGCGCCGATCGACGACCGCGGCACCGGCCTCCCGATGGTCATGCTCCGAATCACCGGACGCTGACGGGTCGCTCAGCAGCATGGTTGTCCGCGTACGGCATCCTCGAACGCGACCCGTTGGACGACGATGGTCCCGGGCACCCGGAAACAGGCGCGTCGCATCAGCTGCTCGCCGTGATCAGCTAACGGCAAACGGTACGCGACGTCCACGGCCCTTCACGGCGGGCCCTACAGTGACCTGAGAAACGTCCCCCGTGTTCACTCGGTGCGGTGCCTTGTCGCGCGACCGATTCAGGATCGACGAGCGCCCGGAACTCCCGGCCACGGCACCACCTGCTTGCCCGTGACCGGACACGGAAATCCTCCGACCGTGATCACCAAGAACTTCGCCGTTTTCGTTTACCGAACCGGAGACTCGCACAGCGCAGCCACCGGCACGACGGTCCCCGCGCCGAGCGCGAGACGAATGAGCACAGCGCGCATCCGCGCGCCGCCGATCGCCACGATCCGTGCCCCGCACTCAACCTCGAGCGGACCGAGAACACCCACCCGCATACCGTCCAAACTACCCATCCCGCCGCAGCTCGTGGCGAGTCTGTCGCGTCGCTCCACGATCGGACCGTGACAGGACGGCCACCGCACCCGCGGCTCACAGACCACCGTCACGGCGCCATGCGGCATCCCATTGCGCAGCGTGATGCCGCGTGATTCCCCACCGTGTCAGTTCGACGACCCCGGCCGCCGCGACCCCGGTAACCACCAGAACGACCAGCGCACCCCCGACACCCGCCCAGGCTGCGCCGGCCGGCGAACCCGGAGCGGGGGCGAGGGCGCCGTCGTCATCGACCCACAGCTCGAGCCGATCACCGCGCACCACGTCCACCGGCACCCGCGCCGTCGTCGTCCGGACCCGCCCGCCCCAACGCCACCGCACCGACGCCTCGGCCCGCCGCGCAGCCCGGACGTAGCGCGCGTCGGCCACCACCGTCGCCGTCACCAGCGACCGCGCGGCCTTCTCCGCCGCCATCCGGTGCACCGCGGTGCTGTAACGCCCATACCCGATGACACCGGCGACCGGCACAGCCACCGCACAACACACCACAGCGAGCAACGTGATCACCGCGAGCAGCCGATCCGACCGCCGGATCAGCGGATTACGGCTCCACGGCGAACTGCGCCACATACGTCCCGCCGCCGACACCGCCGACGGCCATCCCCGCCCGAACCACACGATCGCGAATCGTAGGCGAAACCGGACACGACGTCATCACCACCCGAGAAGCGCTGGCGCGCAGGCATTCAGCACACTCCGGCAGCACCGAACGGCCGAGTCCCCGGCGCCTGGACGACCAGGACCGCCAGCCGCATCTGCCTCGGCCCACTCCGCTCCGCACACCCTCCGACGGGACGCGGTGCGGGACAGTCACTGGCGAAGCCGGGCGTCTAGGTGTGCTGTGCCGACACGTTCTCGTTGCGGGCGCGTAGCAACGCGGGCCGGTGGTCACCATCTTTCGGCCAGTGGTGCGTCCCGGGCTTGTGCGCCTCGGTCACCAGGTGCTTGACGCTGGCGGCGCAGGAGAATTCCTTCAGCTTGCGGCCCATGAACCCGGTGAAGTACAAACGCTTCGCCGTGTCGTCTTTATGCAGGAGTTGGAAAATCCCGGCACCACGCCCGAAGCTGAAGCACATGGCCTGGAATGCCAGGTCGACCGGCGCGGCTCGATTGCCCGCGATTCGGGCCAGCACCGTATCGGCGGCGTGCGCACCCAGGCATCCAGCGATGTAGGCACTCATCCGGAACGGCAGGTCCGATGGGGCCGACGCATCGCCCGCCGCGACGATGCGATCGCTGTCGACGCTGGTCAGCGTCTCGTCGGTGAGCATTCGCCCGACGGCGTCGGTCCGCAACCCGCTGCGGACAGCCAGATCCGGAACACCGAAGCCCGCGGCCCAGACGGTGACCTCCCCGGCCAGGACGCGACCGTCGGCGAGTTCCACGGTTCCCGAACTCACCGAGGTGACCG from Nocardia wallacei carries:
- a CDS encoding cation:proton antiporter — translated: MALVLAFGVVLLVSVSLSGVAARTVLSTALLFLLAGAVLGQGGVGLVAIEPGDDLVVVLADVALFTVLFTDGQRANLPALRDGWRLSGRALGLAMPLTMVLIAVPAHWLAGLDWPTAFLLGAILSPTDPVFASAIVGRVDVPLRLRRLLNVESGLNDGLALPFVLIFLATAAHQHSGLGHIAVELVLGVVLGIAIPAVVALAWRLPVLTAEPRLQALGPLAIAVSLYGVCHVTGANPYLAAFAAGSTLATMDRVAAEVFEPVGDLLSEVTKFAALLVFGALITPDRLSHLGIGGWVLAVVAIVLVRPAAMLVSLLRTPLSGPERAAAAWFGPKGFASVVYGLLALQSGIADSEAVFDLVAVTIALSIIAHSSTDVPVARLLRVDPMDSLPPGTPADMRPIPAVAHGAGHT
- a CDS encoding TetR/AcrR family transcriptional regulator is translated as MSSPDDRTARARIRDEALRLFTDHGPDVVTVRDVAAAAGVSPALVMRHYKTKEGLRAAVDAHVTAVYESLLGGIAAPGDSDPFAADAVPSMTELLVQQLPPDSPIPAYLGRMLLHGGPAATALFERLYTASVETLEAMGRAGHADPGEDPAVRAAFLLVNDLAVILLRARLGEVLGVDPLSRDGIRRWAGEVLTVYRTGLRGVPGDQTL
- a CDS encoding class I SAM-dependent methyltransferase; the protein is MALSDVLAPHFACPRGALGVIAGAVMAHHPRYRLRSRWVLSRLPITPDTRVLELGHGPGVTLGQVCTRVPRGHVTGIDLSPVMSRQAHRRNRRHIESGRLHLHCGDVTNPDTLRGSYDLIYGINIWQYWTDSQSVIAHLTQHLRPGGQLTLAYVRPSYFSLTTGQAATRLHEQFEHSPLERLEVDWLPYGSVAVMVSGRRIRQAHQQIEDSSGWPRQRDPAKGEAAPGAPG
- a CDS encoding class I SAM-dependent methyltransferase, with amino-acid sequence MERQPAPVVNHHAGRPGFSGPIGLVVGLGMYVTGRRRARTVAELVAVGGDDHVVDIGCGPGVAVAAAARRGARVTGVDPSPMMLRLARNLVRGNEIRWAEGAAENLPIPDEVATVAWAISTVHHWPDITGALAEVRRVLTSGGRFVVIERLSPVGATGLASHGWTEGQAQSFAEQCRAAHFADLRADRYTVGGQAFWAVRASRS
- a CDS encoding nitroreductase family deazaflavin-dependent oxidoreductase, producing the protein MRAPIWLYRARLGFLFGSRMLLLEHTGRRSGARRYVVLEVIDPPEKNCYVVVSGFGDRSQWFRNLRADPRARVWVRHHGPADAMARTLDPDETAAALHSYITAHTRAWQTMKPAIENTLGAPIDDRGTGLPMVMLRITGR
- a CDS encoding Rv1733c family protein: MWFGRGWPSAVSAAGRMWRSSPWSRNPLIRRSDRLLAVITLLAVVCCAVAVPVAGVIGYGRYSTAVHRMAAEKAARSLVTATVVADARYVRAARRAEASVRWRWGGRVRTTTARVPVDVVRGDRLELWVDDDGALAPAPGSPAGAAWAGVGGALVVLVVTGVAAAGVVELTRWGITRHHAAQWDAAWRRDGGL